The Chroicocephalus ridibundus chromosome 2, bChrRid1.1, whole genome shotgun sequence genome includes a region encoding these proteins:
- the CHCHD7 gene encoding coiled-coil-helix-coiled-coil-helix domain-containing protein 7 — protein sequence MSRHAQQLRDHDINPCVAETDASRKCMDDNNYKKDMCTAYFLKYKSCRKFWHDIMMQRKRNGVKPEMPTAEERKKILESMGKPY from the exons ATGTCCAGGCACGCACAACAGCTTAGAGACCATGATATAAATCCATGTGTAGCG GAAACAGATGCCTCTAGAAAATGCATGGATGACAACAACTATAAGAAGGATATGTGTACTGCTTATTTTTTGAAGTACAAAAGCTGCAGGAAATTCTGG catGACATTAtgatgcagaggaaaagaaatggtgTGAAACCGGAGATGCccacagcagaagagagaaagaaaatattggaaTCAATGGGGAAGCCCTACTGA